Within the Oncorhynchus kisutch isolate 150728-3 linkage group LG13, Okis_V2, whole genome shotgun sequence genome, the region GCTGTCCTGTTAGTTCTAGGCGGAGACGAGCAGTGACCATCAGTGACGTCATCACTAGTATGGCCAGTAAGTACAATGGTCTGGCCAAGGAGTGTTGTGTGGACGGGATGAGGGACAACACCATGGGATATACCTGTGACAGACGGACCCAGTACATCTCAGATGGGGACGTCTGCATCCAAGCCTTCCTTGTCTGCTGCACTGAGATGGCCTCCAAGAAGATAGAATCCAAACAGGATGCACTGCAGCTCTCACGCAGTGAGGAGGATTATGATGATGCGTACATGGGGTCTGACGAAATTGTGTTTCGTCGTCAGTTCCCTGAAAGCTGGATGTGGCTGGACACCAATCTTCCTGAATGCCCTGCCCAAAACAAGCACTGTGAGTCCACATCTGTAATATGGAACAACTTATTAAAGGATTCCATCACCACCTGGCAAATAACAGCCATCAGCCTATCTAAAATTCATGGTATCTGTGTGGCAGATCCGTTTGAGATGATAGTTCTAAAGGAGTTTTTCATCGACCTCAAGCTGCCCTACTCAGCCGTCCGCAATGAACAGCTGGAGGTCAAAGCAATCCTCCACAACAACAGCGAAGACCCCATCACTCTGTGTGTGGAGCTAATGGAGAATGACGAGGTGTGCAGCTCGGCAAGCAAGAAGGGTAAGTACAGGCAGGAAGTGAACATGGACGCCATGTCCACCCGGGTTGTCCCCTATGTCATCATCCCTATGAAACTGGGCATGTACTCCATTGAGGTCAAGGCATCTGTGAAAAACTCAGTCAGAAATGACGGGGTGAAGAGGGATCTGCGCGTTGTGGCTGAGGGAGTGCTGGTCAAGAAGGAAACCAACGTACTCCTGAACCCGGctaaacatggtggtgaacaAACGTCACACATACCCAGTGAAGTTCCAAAGAACCAGGTGCCAAACTCTGATGCTTACACACTGATCAGTGTGACAGGTGGAGAGCAGACCAGTGTGCTGGTGGAGCAGGCCATCAGTGGAGACTCTCTGGGCAGTCTGATAGTTCAGCCAGTCGGATCTGGGGAACAGAACATGATCTACATGACCCTGCCTGTCATTGCTACACACTACCTAGACAACACCAAAAAGTGGGAGGATATTGGCCTGGACAGACGGAACACAGCCATCAAGTACATCAACATTGGTTACCAACGTGAGCTGGCCTACCGTAAAGAAGATGGCTCCTATGCTGCCTGGGTCAGCAGACAGAGCAGCACCTGGCTGACAGCATACGTGGTGAAGGTGTTTTCCATGTCCAGTACAATAATCAGTGTTCAGGAAAACGTGCTCTGTACTGCTGTCAAGTGGCTGATCCTGAACACACAACAGCCAGGTGGCATCTTCAATGAGTTTGCTCCTGTCATTCATGCAGAGATGACGGGTAACATGATGGGATCGGACAATGACGCCTCCATGACAGCTTTTGTTCTCATCGCCATGCAGGAAGCACACTCACTGTGTGAGCAGTATGTCAACAGCCTACAAGACAGTATGGCTAAAGCAGTAGCGTACCTCGAGAAGCGTCTGCCCCACCTGACGAACCCCTATGCTGTAGCTATGACCTCCTATGCTCTGGCCAATGCAGGGAAACTCAACAAGGAGACCCTATTGAAGTTCGCCTCTCCACAGCTGGACCACTGGCCAGTCCCTGGTGTTCACCAGTACACGCTGGAGGCCACGTCGTACGCCCTGCTTGCCCTGGTCAAGGTGAAGGCCTTCGAAGAGGCCGGCCCCATAGTCAGGTGGCTCAACAAGCAGAAGAAGGTGGGAGGGGGATACGGATCCACACAGTCCACCATCATGGTGTTCCAGGCTGTGGCTGAGTATTGGAGCCACGTGAAGGACCTGAAAGACTTTCACTTGAACATCAACCTAGAGGTGGCCGGCAGACCATCAGTCACCAGGTGGTCCATTCACAACAAGAACCAGATCCACACTCGTACAGACATGGTCAACTCCATAGACAAGGACTTGACTGTAAAAGCCTCAGGAAATGGTGAGGCGACCTTGTCGGTGGTGACACTGTACTATGCCCTGCCAGAGGAAAAGGACAGTGACTGTGAAAGCTTTGACCTCTCTGTCACCCTCACAAAGATGGACAAAACAAGCCACGAGGATGCCAAGGAGTCATTTATGCTCACTATTGATGTGTTGTATCGTAATTCAGAGAGAGATGCAACCATGTCTATTCTGGACATCGGCTTGCTGACCGGCTTCATTGTGGACACAGACGATCTGAAAATGTTGTCCATGGGGAGGGAGCGCTACATAGAGAAGTTTGAGATGAACAAAGTCCTGTCTGAAAAAGGATCTCTCATCCTATATCTGGACAAGGTGTCTCATAAGTTAGAAGACAAAATATCCTTTAAGATCCACAGAGTGCAGGAAGTGGGAGTTCTCCAGCCAGCTGCCATCTCTGTATATGAATACTACAACCAGAAGAACTGTGTGAAGTTCTACCACCCACAGAGGGAAGGTGGTACTCTGAGCAGACTGTCTCTTGGAGATGTGTGCACGTGTGCGGAAGAGAGCTGCAGTATGCAGAAGAAAGATGAGCCAGATGTCAACCGCAACACTACGTTGGTGTCCTAGGAGAAGAGACATGGATAGAGTACTGGCCCTCACAACAAGAGTGCACATCCAGAAACTACAGAGAAGTCTGTCTGGGCATTGATGAGTTCATCAACCAGATCACAACCTTCGGCTGCCCTGTTTAGTTTCTCTTCTTGCTTGGTTAAATGTAAATTTTTGTAACATTGCAATCCAGGTTGCCTGCCCTGTCATAACTCATTGTAACCTATAGAGTGTATGGAGATGAGCTTTCCCACTTGGAATATATTCTGTTAGAAACTACAGTAAATTATGTACACCATGCATTAAAAAACATATGATGATGACGACTGCAAATGGCACATTTATACATTTAAGTGTGCCATTTGCAGTTGTTATCATCATTGATTACAATGACATAGTCACATTTCTATGGCTTTATTTTTGCACTAACATGACCGTGCCTGCTGTAATATGcatgaaataaatgtattaaaaaatgtattttctctTTCCTTTGTGTGCATTTCACCAGTCATTGTGGGGATCTAATTGGTTATTGGTTTTAAACACCAAACAAAGACATTTTAGTTGAGTGGGATGGTAACTGTTTTTGTTCACTATTTGAGCACCAAAATGTCCAAATATCTCATTCTGGTCCATATGGCAAGTCAGTCAGAGTACTATATATCTTTCAGCACTGCTTTTACCGACGTGGAAACTTGTTTATAGAAACAAGATCATTTATAATCAGGGGTTAATATATTATGAGCACAGTTTTGACATTAGGGGTGAAACAAGGGACACTGACCCTTACCAGGAGGAAGTGTGTCTCCGTCATTGAGCTTTTGTTTTACAGACATGTCATCATGGGAGATATGGACAGACAACAGTTGTAGTGGGatcacacacacgtgtgcacacacacacaccgatgctGAACCTTTCATGTAAGCCTTGGGGATGACACAGCTAGATGGCTCTGAGTGTTTGAAGGACATTTCAGTCTCAATCAGTTAAGATTAAAGGCAAAAATACCAATAATCACCCCACATTAACCATAGCCCAACATCCTCACTCTCTTCCTGAACCCAGATGACAAAGCCTGGTGCTAACATGCGTCCCTTGTTGTGATCTTGTCAACATTCTGATTGTGTCCACATTTTTTGACAGGTGTAGACAATCAAAATACACATTGTGAACTATTTGTAAACAGATCTTTCTGACCACATCCGGAGGTAGTCAGGCATGCATTGAATATTTTGtatcattttttaaaaacctttattcaactaggcaagtcagttattaagaacaaattcttattttcagtgatggcctaggaacagtctgccttgttcatgggcagaataacccatttttttttaccttgtcagctcagggatttgatcttgcaaccttttggttacaactccaacactctaaccacgaggctacctgcccaTGGAAggaccaggaaatctggtcacaatgcCGAGAGAATGGACAGATACAACATTGTAATACTCTTTATTATTTTAATAAACCAaacacaatggtaaatctaagcgCAGGTAATATTGCTACAGGTTCAGGGTTGTGTCTATTTTCCCTATCATAATTATTGGCTCACTTGCTGGAGTtgggctgggttttgatgaattaACAAGTTGTCGGTGTGTCGaggcttggcccctcactggccaatcagaacatgcTCCATGGTGAAATATGTGGTTGCTTGAGGTTGTGTATTTACAGTTTTTTATGTATTGCCATGGAATCAACTCCAATTCTAATGTTAGTCTGTTATAGTGTGTTAAATTGCTTacataaacaaaataataaactATAGACCTATCCTATCTTTGTTGAATAGGCTAACTAGAACCAGTTTGCACATTGTTCTAAGTAATTGCATGGCCTACTGTAAACTGCATTATGGCTGAGCATGGACATGCCAAATATTGTCAATAGGCAAGATAAAATTCATTACTGATGAGGCCTAAAAAGAGAACAAATAATTTTAATCAAATTCTAATCAAATCTAAACTAATTGTTTTAAATAGGAAAATGGTATATTTGAATCAATGTCATTGTTTCAACGTCATAGCTTGAGTAaaataacatacagtaccagtcaaaagtttggacacacctactaattcaagggtttgtctttatttttactattttctaaattgtagaattatagtgaaacatcaaaacatatatggaatcatgtagtaggcaaaaaagtgttaaacaaatctaaatatattttagtttcGAGGTTCCatattagccaccctttgcctcgatgacaactttgcacactcttggcattctctcaaccagcttcacctagaatgcatttcaattaacaggtatgcattgttaaaagttcatttgtggactttctttacttcttaatgagttttagccaatcagttgtgttgggacaaggtagggttggtatacagaa harbors:
- the LOC109902151 gene encoding complement C3-like; the encoded protein is MWVGNLLCLAALAVALSLPTLSDGAALVVLSAPNLLRVGSNENIFVESQDHAGGPLNVKITVKNHPTQSKELVSKSVVLDQANNFQALTQLVIPEEEFFFDDSKQKQYVVLQAKFPDCLLEKVVLVSFQSGYIFIQTDRTIYTPASTVYYRVFSMTPGLEPLTREIFEDKFVAKNKDIAISVEIMTPENITIFREIITPDKGVKSGQFNLPAIVSFGTWHVVTRFKSTLQKTFSSDFEVKEYVLPSFEVSLTPAKAFFYVDDNDLTVDITARYIYGKEVTGTGYVVFGVITTESEKKSFPASLQRVEIKDGKGVACLKREHITQTFHNIHDLVKQPIFVSVSVLTEGGGEMVEAEKRGIQIVTSPYTILFKRTPKYFKPGMPFDVSVYITNPDNSPAIGVEVEVTPDNAKGVTRANGFAKVTLNTVASARELAITVKTKDPAILDNRQAEATMKALPYRTSTSNFLHVGVDSNELKIGEPIKIELNLGCTPIQIHDITYMFLSRGQLVKVGRFKRQGNALVTLSVPVSKELLPSFRIVAYYHVGAADLVADSVWVDIKVSCMGSLKVTSTRPKAFYEPRKAFSLTITGDPGAKVGLVAVDKGVNVLNSKHRLTQTKIWDTIEKHDTGCTAGGGADNMGVFYDAGLVFETNTANGTGIRTDPSCPVSSRRRRAVTISDVITSMASKYNGLAKECCVDGMRDNTMGYTCDRRTQYISDGDVCIQAFLVCCTEMASKKIESKQDALQLSRSEEDYDDAYMGSDEIVFRRQFPESWMWLDTNLPECPAQNKHCESTSVIWNNLLKDSITTWQITAISLSKIHGICVADPFEMIVLKEFFIDLKLPYSAVRNEQLEVKAILHNNSEDPITLCVELMENDEVCSSASKKGKYRQEVNMDAMSTRVVPYVIIPMKLGMYSIEVKASVKNSVRNDGVKRDLRVVAEGVLVKKETNVLLNPAKHGGEQTSHIPSEVPKNQVPNSDAYTLISVTGGEQTSVLVEQAISGDSLGSLIVQPVGSGEQNMIYMTLPVIATHYLDNTKKWEDIGLDRRNTAIKYINIGYQRELAYRKEDGSYAAWVSRQSSTWLTAYVVKVFSMSSTIISVQENVLCTAVKWLILNTQQPGGIFNEFAPVIHAEMTGNMMGSDNDASMTAFVLIAMQEAHSLCEQYVNSLQDSMAKAVAYLEKRLPHLTNPYAVAMTSYALANAGKLNKETLLKFASPQLDHWPVPGVHQYTLEATSYALLALVKVKAFEEAGPIVRWLNKQKKVGGGYGSTQSTIMVFQAVAEYWSHVKDLKDFHLNINLEVAGRPSVTRWSIHNKNQIHTRTDMVNSIDKDLTVKASGNGEATLSVVTLYYALPEEKDSDCESFDLSVTLTKMDKTSHEDAKESFMLTIDVLYRNSERDATMSILDIGLLTGFIVDTDDLKMLSMGRERYIEKFEMNKVLSEKGSLILYLDKVSHKLEDKISFKIHRVQEVGVLQPAAISVYEYYNQKNCVKFYHPQREGGTLSRLSLGDVCTCAEESCSMQKKDEPDVNRNTTLVS